Within the Bos indicus x Bos taurus breed Angus x Brahman F1 hybrid chromosome 17, Bos_hybrid_MaternalHap_v2.0, whole genome shotgun sequence genome, the region GCACCTGGGCGGGGAGCTGCAGTGGCTTCATTACCGCCGACGCGACGGGTAGGAGTGGCAGCTTGTGGTGCCTTAACTGCCTTTCCCTCATCTTTAAGCCGAACATCTTTGCCACTGGCTATTCCATTTGTGAAGAGGCTTATTAAGTCCTTTGCTAATTTTTTGTTGGTTAGTCTGTCACAAATTTATAAAAgagttttttgtgttgtttttgataTCTGAATGTGAGCCTCTCACCGCACGTCTTTTGACCCGTCGTGGTATCTGACTAATCAGATCAAACGTGTCCAGCTCTCCTTAGTCATCTGTGCTTTCTGCACCTCACTGAAGCAGTCGTGAAGGTGATACGCTCTTCTGTGACCTGTGTGTCTTTAATtcgctgttttatttttttttttggcgtgcGGAGGCCCTGGCGGCTCGCTGACCTGGGCTTCCCGCACACGGATTTTGTTCCCCTCTGCCTGATCCTGCATCGGGCCCACAGGTGTGTGCAGGTTTCTGCCCTGCGCTGATTCACTTCGCCTCACTTACGGCGCTTGATAAGAAATCTTGACATCGAAGCAGGTCCCCCGCCTTGAAAATGTTTTGGCTCCTCCTGACCCTTTGGATTCTCACAAACGTTAGAATTTGGTGATCAAATCCCACCCCAAGTGTGTGGGAATATCTCCTGGGGCTGTGTGGAATCGTGGGGCAGACTGGGGGGAAGTGAAGACACTATGGGGCCCTTCAGTGGCCCCCCGGGTGGGTCTTCGTTTTCTCTGTGGAGTTCAGCGCATCTCTGCTTCCTTCCCGGATGCGAGCGGTGAGCTCAGCAATTGCTGCTTGTCTCCCTCGTCGCCACCTCTCGTCTCGCCTCTTCCACGTGTTTGAAGCCACGTTCGGCGTGGTGTCTGTGAAGTCACAGCCTGTTCTGGAAAGTGTCTGTTTCTGCGCCAACATTCACTATACCTCAGCGTTCTTTATTTTGCTTGTCTGGTAAACATGGGTTGTTGACGTAACAGGACAAGGGCTGTGACCGCCGTTCGTGTCCTTCTTTACCCCCCCACGatcaccaggcccctcacccttGTCTACACGCGGGATGGCGGTAGAACCTGCACTTGCCTGTCGGCTTCGTCGCTGCGTTTTGTTCTGACTGGCAGCCAGCCACTCAGCGAGGAATCAGCCCTTTGCTACTGGACGGCCTGCTTCCTGGGGGGCAGGGCCGCCTGGGCAGCCCCACCCCAAACGCTGGTGCTGGCTGCAGGGTCACTTGTGTTCTTCTCTGAAGCCATGCGCCTCCCTGGAGGGCGTCGGTACCTGCCCCTTCCCCTCAGACCCACTTCTGGAGCAGAAGACTGGGGGCTCACTAGAACTTTATAGGCTTGAAACCCAAAGGGTCTTTCCACTTCTGCCTGAACAAAGACAATATGGGCTTATTTTAGAATCAAGAAAAGTATCCTCCAAATTATCAGAGAGCAAAGGAGGAGAGGCTCACTCCCTGAAGCTGGGCTTCTCCTGGGGAAGCACTGGCAGACCCCGGCAGAGTCCACGCGCTTTTCTCGTGGGTGGCAGTCCTGTTGCCTCATTGCCTACTAGGGATCGACCCTCGGCCCCCGCCCCCgtgttggaagtgcagagtcttaaccactgaccaccagggaagtccccgtcaCAGTGCTTTTTGACCAGCCAGGTCTACTTTTCAGCAAAGCCACAGCGAACTTCATACCACCTTTGAAGGTCATGAGTTAAAGTAACAATTCAGGCAGGCATCGCCCTGCCATCCCCCACTGAGCTAGCAGTGGTGGGAAGAAGCTCTTTGGGGAGGATGGGGGCGGGGGCCTGGCTGCCACCAGACGCCCTAACTTACAAGCTAAGTTGATAGTTGTGGACTTTGGGGAGACACCTCTCCACTGCTGGCAGCATCACTGTGGCCCGAGAGGGCTTCATCCCCGTGGTGCTCTGGCCGGCCGAGGTCCGGGCCCAAGCTGGGGAAAACATTTGCAACTCCCAGCAAAGAGTTAGCTTCTCTGATACACAAAGAGCTTGAACACAACAAACCACTCAGTGGGGAAACGGGCTGGAGGAGTGGACTTGCTTTCCCGAAAAGGTACCAGGAATGGCACAGGTGGGGAGGCCCCGGGCTCCAGACGCCCCCTCTAGGGGGGACTTCTGGTCACTGCACCGATTTTGACCTACTCACCCTGCTAGGGACCTATCCTCCAGATACACCTCCACACGCGTGGCCACCAACAGCATGCGGCTGAGGGCTGAGGGATGGACCGAGCCCAAGCCGTCCTGACCGGGGCTGCTTAAGCAACTGatctagacttaaaaaaaaaaagcaaagtcaaaCTAGCGTTAGAATAGGCTACCACTTGTGGGCGACAAAAGTTGGGGGAGGGGTGTTATGTGTGTGTAAAGATGCCTCTGGGGGTTTCTGTGGAGCGGGTGGCCGCAGGGAGCTTTCTCTTGGGGGATCTTTGGAATACTCTGAATTTGAGCCCCAGACATATGTCCCCTGCTAAAACGAGAGCAGAATTAGGCAAGAAATCCGGTCATGGGGTCGCACTCACGAGACTTCCCATTTGTAGCTTTGGGATTGGGAGCCCTGTCTGGGGGGTGGACCCGCGAGAGTACCCTGCTGTCCCTGGATGGCAGCCAAGGCTCCAGGAGCGAGGGGACACAGCCAGCTTATGAAAACtggcctcttttttttccctcttacgTGGGCTTCAAACACAGAAAGGGAGACGCACTCACTCAACCAGGAGGGTGAGTCTGGCAGAAGCGGCTCATGGAGCCTTACTATGCACCCACCTTTCCAGCTCATTCTGTAATTCTTGCTGTGAGGCCTGCAGGGCTGGAAGCTGGCTTGGCTCAACTGGGAAGAAGGGCTGAGTGGCAGGAGAGCCTCACGAAGCCCCATCCTGGGGGCCAGCACCGGGTGTGGAGTGGGGAAAAGCATCAAGGAGGAGCTCACTGGCCCAGAAACGCTGGCATCGTCCTGAGCTCTGGGGTCCACGGAGCCCCCCAGATAATATTAAGACCCTAGTGCAGGCGCAGACCCTGCTGACACTTTCAGCATCCCCGGCAATCGCTGTGCCCATGCTGCTGAGGCTGACAGGGATGGGTCCGCGGTTAGGGAACATGGAGGAAAGACGTTTGGGGAACCCCTTCATTTCATCgatggggaaaactgaggcccagaaggggAGCCACAAGCACTTGCCTCCAGAGCCCCTTGGGTCAGGCTCCCAGGGGAAGCAGGCCTTCGGGCAGGGGTCTCaggctgggggagagggcagtGGGACAAGCCTGGAGGGGACGAGAGAGGCCTGGAGGGACCTAGGCTGCTAGGCTGTCCAGAGTGGACATGCCCCGAGTGGCCTCCAGGCTGCTGGCCCCAAAGAACACGGAGCTTGGTGCAGCTGCCCAGAAGCTGCTGGGGACACGGGACCAGGAGGAGCGGTGTTCAGGGCCTAGGCTGATGCAGAGGGGCCTTCCTTGGCGTCAGGGCCTCAGGGAGTGCGTCCTAGAAGGCGCTGTGTGGGGCTCCCGGGAGTGAGGAAGGGAGGGCATTCAGTGCACAAGCAACGGAGGCACCAGGCTGCAAACTGGGGCTGAGGGCGGCCGGTCCCCCTGGAGGCCGGGGGTCTTCACTGCAGACGACCGGTAGCACTGGAGTGATGGCGGAGAGCAGGTGGCAGCCGGCGCCCCCACCCCCGTCTGGCCCACCTCTGTGTGAAGTGTTCCTTGGAAATGAGTTTCTGCTGCTGGTTCCAAGGGTGCTGGCACCCCTGTGGGCAGGGCAGCTGCTGGCTCCGGGGGCAATAAGCCCGTGCTTTGGAGCTCACGGGGTGAGGCAGGGAGTGAGGTAAGGGAGACGGGATGGCCTGAGCGGGGCACAGCAGTAATAGTGGTTCGCTTTGGAGAACCCTGGGGTGCAGTAGGCGTGGCCACGAATGTGGGCCCTGACCCGCAGGTGCCCACAGTCTCCTCGGATTCCAAGGAGCCTTTGCCATGCAACACTGCAGCTGACCAGAGCCTCCGGCGGCAAGCCACGCTCCGCTCTCCCAAGCCCCTCCACCCTCCCTGAGACAGCAGGCGCTAAGCCTGGGCTCTCAGACGCCTGCAGCTGGAGAGCCCCCCATAGCTCCCATGGGGCCACAGTGAGAGTCCTAGCTGGGGCATTGGGGGGCGGAGACGTGAGGTGGGACCCTGGGAGGAGGCAGCCCGAGTCGACACCCCAGAGACCAGAACCAGGTCCTTAGCTGTGAAATGAGGAAGCTGGACGAGATGCTCCGAGACCCAGACCCCTACTCTCCCTATCACGGGTGCTGGGCCAGGCTGGCAGGAGTTCATACCCAAGAGGGGGACGCTAAGCCAGGCCACAACATGCCTGCCCCAGCCTGGAGACCCTGAGACTCCTGTTGCCTCACCGGTGACAGAACGAGACCGAGGGGAGCTTGAAGACATCTGTGGGGGGGAGAATGACCCCCCCAGACAGGCCACACCCTCCAGACTCCTCCTTTCTAAGGTCATGACTGTCCCCTGTCCTGGAAGCTAAACCCTCCATAGCCAGGAAGCAGACTTGGGGCTGGGGGATGGAGTGCTTCCCGCCTCCCCAGCTTCAGCCTGGACTTAAGGAGAGCAGCCCTCAGGCGTATCCAGGGGAGCAAGCTGGCCCTGGCAGGCTGCCCCAGTGGAAAGTGCCAGTGAACTGGGTTGTTCTGACCCGTCCTCAACTACTGGCCTGGACTAGGTACCTGGAgcttcctgcccctgcctgcGGGAAGCCACATGGGCAGGGCCACTGGCAGCTGCCCAAGAAGGGCCTGGGGTGGCCACACGCATAAAGGGGCCCTTGTCACTGTGGCTCAAAGGCAGGCCTGCTCCTCACTCCCAGCACCAGAGGCCTGCCCAGGCAGTAGAACCCTTTCCCCCAGTGTCTCAGCTTCCAAAACCAAATTCACTTCAATTCCGTGGAATTTTAAGTCACCTCTCTCTGGGTGTTCTTGTCTGTCTTAGGGGCTGAGGTTCAGGGCTAGCACGAGTCCATAGGGGAGGCCCCAGAACCCGGGCTGATGAGGCAGGGGGAGGCCATCTCCGTGccaacaactgagtgactgcactttttcttatttggaaggAGCTGCCGCCAGGTGGGGCCCAAAGGCAACTGGCCTGGCCACAAGGGAGCGAGCCCCTGCACTTGGAGAAGGGATCCTACCTAGGCCAGGAGACCCCAAGTACACTGGTGTTCCCGACTGTCCCCTCGGCACCGAGACCTTCCTATCCTACAGGGGCTAACAGCCACCTGGAGGATCTGACAGCTGCTGTACCCTGAGACTTGAATGGCACCCAAACCACGAGTTTGTTCTCGCAGGAAACTGCTGTGCCCCAGGGCCCGGGGTGGACAGGGCGGATCATCAGGAACTCCACCTTCCAGgcacctcccccaccaccacactGGAAAACGGTTTCCAAGCTCCAGAACAGGGGGATTTCCCAAATCACGACCCTGAGGCGGGCATCGGGGCAGTGACCCCGACCGAGTCCaggtttctctctcctccccgcccctcctCGGCTCTACTGGGATTCTGACCCCTCCCCCAGTTCCTCAGCCAGCCCCGACCCACGTGGTGGCTGGGCCTCTGCAGGAGGtcggagtggggagagggaacgGAGGGTTCCGGATCTGAGTTGGATGCCTGGATCTGGGTGCAGGCAGGATGCCAACCAAGTGTGGGCCCTCTACTGGGGGCTGAGGCGTGGAAAGGCTAGGCTGCAGACTCCGGGATAACCCTTCCCGGCCTCGGTTCCACATTCACCGGCCCCGCCCTGCATCGATTCCTCCGCAAGCCAAGAAAAAACGAGGCAGCCCGCGTCTCCACACCGTTTATTGCTCCTTCCAGGGAGGTGGGGTcggtgttgggggggggggggcggggcgggcgggaaATCTGTGCGCGCCAGGGCTGCGGGCCCTGGGAACCCGAGGCCCGGCCCTCAGGCGAAGGTGGAGCCGTTCCAGCCCACGTTGGCCGCGTTCATGTCGCAGAAGTTGATGTAGATCCTGCGAGGGAGGAAGCGAGGCTGAGCCGGCCGTGCGGGTGCCGCCGAGGCCGCGCGCCCCCCGCCCACCGGCGCCCACGCACCTGTCCGGGCTAATGCGCAGGCGCTCGGTCAGCAGGCCGCACAGCAGCTTGCTGTAGGAGCGGTTCTGCGCGCCGCCGATCTTGCCGATGCTGTGCAGGCTGCAGAGCGCGCAGGGCTCGCTGGAGCCCCCGAAGGTCATGAGCTGGTCTGGGACCACGTGCACCGCGATGTACTGCGGACGAGGGGCCGCGGTCAGCCGGCTTGCACGCCCCCGCCGCTCCCGGCCCGGAGCCCCATCCCGGAGACGCCCACACTCCCGGCCCGGAGCCCCATCCCGGAGACGCGCTCCCCGCCCGGCCCTCCCCGCAGACCTGTGCCGGCTTGCCCGTGGCCTGCGCCAGCTGCTGCGTGAGCTCGGAGAGGAGCCCGTCCGGCACGGAGGCGCGGGGCACGTTGGTGTTCACCACGAACATCGGCATGATGGCGAGGGGCGGCGGGGACCGGCACGCACGACTCGACCGACGCGCGCGCTAAGGCAGCCCGGGAACCTGAGCTACGTGACCGCCGCCCGGCGCCCCGCCCCGACGTGGGCCCGCCTCCCGCGACGTCACCGCCGGTCCCGCCCCCGGGCGGTGGCGCGCTCCCGGCCGGTGACGTCACCGCCTCTGGCCCTGCGCGCCCTGTCTGAGCCGTTCTCCGCTGGGCGGCCGGAAGTGTCAGTCCTTTCACTTGGTCCCAGCGATGTCTGTGTGCTGGGAACAGCGGTTAGCGGGACAGATGACCCCTGGCCCTCGAGGAGGGCGCAGGCGGAGTCCCAGTTCATTCTACGGAGTCCTTGTGTGTCCGCAGTCTCCCGGGCCGCAGTCGCGCTCATgcctctgtatgtgtgtgcgtgtgagtgaTGGAGAGCGGTggtcattgctgcatgtgggcagCGCTTGCCGCAGCGCGTCGCCATCCAGGGACCTTCCTGCACCCAGCTCTTGGAGTGGGTGCGATTGCCCGGAGGTgcccaggggaggggctggggacacACGGAGCCCAGAGGCAGTCCGCAAAGCTTCAGTCCACCGGGCTACCTCTCTGCAGCGCTGAAAATGCCAGctcctcagggaagcccaccccatCAGGTCCTCTGGGGGTGCCGTCTCTCAGAGCCCTGGGGGGGAAGTCTCTGTCTGCCACTGCTGGTCAGCTCGGGGCGCACATCGTAGGTGCCAGGCATATGAGAGACGTGGACTAAATACTGGCTGAATGAAGGAGTGAATGAACTTAGCCCTGACAGGGCAGGaagagggcagggccagggctgAGCCTgtaggccctgccgtccctgagCAGAAAGGCTGCCCAACTCCTGCTCTGAGGAGACCCTGGTCACGGGGCTGTGCTGGGGAGCGGAGCTCTGCTGGGCACTTGAGGCGGCATGCTGGTTGGGCCCAGTCTCAGATCTGTCCAGAGAGGTCCTGTCCTtggtctctggcaggtatggttTGGTTAAGGGGGACCCTGCACATGCTGGCCTGGACATGGGCCCCCATGCCCATGGGACCAGGCGTACTCAGGCAGGAGGTCCCGTGGCCCAGCTGGGCAGATGCTCTGTAAAAGGCCCCTTCTGTCCCTGCTCTTACCCCAGCAGGCCACCTGTGCCGAGGTCTCTGTTAACCACGGATGCCCTCCACGCCCGTCTCCAGCTCGGGGGCTCCCCCAAGCCCCAGCAGGCAAGCCCGCacagcctgttctctatgtccaaaTCCAGGTGCTTGCCTTTCGCCCGTCCCTGATCGCCTGCCAGTGAAATGGACCTCCCTCCACTGTGCTTGGGTCCTCACCCCTCCCGCCCACCCCGCCTAGTCTCTGTGAGCTGCCTGGGGCAGCAGATCCATATGATCATGTGACTTGCCCAGTGATACATGAAGAGAAGTGACCCAAATGACTCCAAGCAGAAGATTTAGTAGCCAGTGCCCGCTTGGCGGTTCTCTGATAGTGGAAGTGGGTGACACGGTGAAGCCCCCACCTCCGGCAGAGACACTTGCACCGATGATGCGTAGGTGAGCCCTGTGGCCCTCAGGCTGTTACTGTGGCACCGGGAGCCTTCCCTGGTCAGCACCGCCTCTGTTCACCCCTGACCTTCCCAGGAGTGTCAGTACTTTGTCTGTAGAAGGGCATCGGAGGAGGTGGCAGCCTCCCGGTCCCACTTCTTCCTAGCGTGGGCACCTggctcacctctctgagcctgtttccccatGCGTAATTCGGGCATGACGGTAGAGCCCCCTTTACAGAGGGCCGTGGTAGGGATCGAGTAGCCTAACTTCTGGCGATGGTCCGTCTGATCCTCGGGGCAGTGCTGTCACAGTGCCCCGGCTGGCCTGGTCCCCACCCTGCGGCTCACACCGCCCTCCTCGGCGGTGAATCTTGTGTGCTGCCCCGCGATGCTGTGCTCCCAGCCCCTGGCTTGGGCCTTGCTCTTGGAACGCTCATCCGCCTCGGGCTCCGTTCCTCGGGAAAGCCCTCTCCTTCAAGGCCGCCACCCTGTTTCCATCTGAGCTACCACACTGCTTCCTTGCTAGGCTCCATGCGGTGGGGCACTGTCTTTTTTGGGCTCATGACTTCTGGGCCACATGACTCGGTGGCAGGCAGAGGGCCTCCAAAGACGACCTCGCCCTGATCTCTGGAACCTGTGAAGATGTTAAATTTTGCGGCAAAAGGGACTTCGCAGATGTAATTAGGGTTACAGACTTTACAGTAGGGAGATGATcgtggattatctgggtggggcCGATGTAATCACATGAGCCCTTAAAAGTAGAGAATTTTCTCCAGCTCAAGTCGCAGATGAGACGGAAGGGGCATTCAGAAAGCCTCAAAGCAGAAGGACTCAGAAGTGCTGTAAATAAATGGCTTTGTAGATGAAGGGGCCTCAGTCATCCGgagctgaattctgccaacactGAATTCTGCCAGCATCCCGAATGACCTCAGAAGTGGGCTCCTCCCTAGTTGATCCTGAGATGCCTTGACTTGCCTGAAGCGGAAGGCCAGTCACTTTGTACTCAACGGATGACTtgcagaaactgtgagataataaacgtGTGTTGTTTCAAGCTGctcaatttgtggtaatttgttctAGGAGCAATAGAACAGCATCACCCCTGCGTCCCCAGGGGCTCTGTAATTAGCTACCGAACAATAACCGGCCCTGCGCGCCAGGAGGCCTTGGACCCCCCTAccatcctctccctcctcaccGGCAGCATCTGTTTGCTTAGAACCTTCACCACCAGAGCCACTGGCAACCGGGCACTgtcaccgccccccacccccgggcaGCTGTGTCCACGTGATGTGCAGACTCCGAAGGGAGCAGCTGCCTGCAGATGGGGCCGCCTCCCCGagcccttcctcctgccctgctTGGAACCTGGACCGGACTGCCCGATGGGCAGTCAGATGGGACCACCAGGAGCCGTGCCCCACAGGTGAGGGCTGCAGGCAGAGACCAGGAGGGGAGGAAACCTCAGGATGTGGAGGACAGCTCTGGGGGACCCAGCATGCCCAGAGGGCTGGCAGCTGGGCCCAGGTCTGAACATCTCCAAGAGCAGGGCCTGAGTCAGCCAGGCTGTGAGGGGTGCCCGGGGAGGGCGACTCTGTCCTCCAGTCCTCGTCCATGGGCGGCCCACTGCCCAGCGGCTCCCAGGGCGCCTTTGCCAGCCTCCTTCCCTGGTGTCCCTCCCCCAGCACTCACGGTTCATCTCTCGCGGAAGGATCCAGCTGGGCAGAGCCTTCAGCAAGCCCCTGTGCTCTTGTTTGCTGAGTGTGGTGAAAGGTGCGGCAAAGACCAGCCAAGTCAACCCCCTCCCCTCTAGTCATAGCAGAAGGAGACGTGGGGGCCACCATCCCAGCTGAAGGGACAGGGTTTTAAGAGGGGTGTCCGCCAGGAGACCACCATGCTACCAAAGCAGGGCCGGGACACGGTTCAGAGGGGGCGAGCTGGGCTGAACCTTGTGAACGaactctctgagtctcagccGGAAAAGTTCAAAATAGGGGAATTCCTCTCCCGCAGACGTGGGTGAAGATGGGAGAGATTAAAGTACCAGCACAAAGCACCTGCATGCAGGAGGTGCTCAGCAAACGCTCCCCGACCTTACTGCGTTGTCACCACGTGTCCTGGAGCAGCAAACGGACTAACGGGCCTGACCCTGATGGTGGCCTTGGGCTTTCCCTCCCCGGCGGCCTggtcccttccccacccccgcccccatcccatcAAAGCCAAGGCCAGGCCAGGTCCCGTCCACCTCCCCTGGCACAGCCTCTCCTATCTGCGGGGTCCCATCCCTGCCTCCTTACCCCGCTGGGGGCGTTCCCTGGGCAACAAGGACTCCCAACACCCAGCCCACACTTTTACAGCCAATTTAGCTGGGTGGGTGGCAAGCGGGACATGGCCCAAGGGCTGGGCCTGGGCTGGGCCTGGGCTGGGTGTATCTCTGCGGCCCATGCCGGGGAGCAGCGTGCT harbors:
- the MIF gene encoding macrophage migration inhibitory factor; the protein is MPMFVVNTNVPRASVPDGLLSELTQQLAQATGKPAQYIAVHVVPDQLMTFGGSSEPCALCSLHSIGKIGGAQNRSYSKLLCGLLTERLRISPDRIYINFCDMNAANVGWNGSTFA